A stretch of DNA from Hydrogenophaga sp. SL48:
CACCGCCACGGTGTTGCGCGCCCGCGCAATCCCCAACTCTCCCGCTGAGGACCACTGAATCCGGAGGCCCTTGCGGGCTGGCCGGAGGTGTAGTCATTTGGTGGGATCGCCACCTCAGCCAGACTGGCTGAGAATGCCATCATGTACAGCACCCTCATTTCCGCGAGCGACCTCCAGCAGCTGATGACCAGCGACCAGCCTTGGCTGGTGATGGACTGCAGCTTCGACCTCATGAACCCCGACTCGGGCCGGCAGCAGTTCGAGGCACAGCACATCCCGGGCGCCGTGTACGTCCACCTCGACGACCACCTGAGCGACAAGACCGGCCCCGACCGCGCCAGCGGTGGCCGCCACCCCCTGCCCTCGCGCGAGACCTTCGCGGCCCGGCTCCGGGCGCTGGGCCTGCGCAACGGCCAGCAGGCCGTGGTCATGGAGCGGCAGGGCGCCAGCCAATGTGGCCGCCTGTGGTGGATGCTCAAGTGGTGCGGGCACGAAGCGGTGGCGGTGCTCGACGGCGGTCTGGCCGCGTGGCAGGCCGCCGGGGGGGCGCTGGCCAGCGGGCCCTCGCCTGCCACCGCGGCCCCGCAGCATTTTGAGTTGAAGCCCCCTCTGGTGAACGTGCTCGGTGCACAAGACCTCGCCCGGCGACTGGGGCACCCCGATCTCACCGTGATCGACGCCCGCGCGGCGGCCCGGTTTCGCGGCGAGGTGGAACCACTGGACCCGGTGGCTGGCCACATTCCG
This window harbors:
- a CDS encoding sulfurtransferase, with product MYSTLISASDLQQLMTSDQPWLVMDCSFDLMNPDSGRQQFEAQHIPGAVYVHLDDHLSDKTGPDRASGGRHPLPSRETFAARLRALGLRNGQQAVVMERQGASQCGRLWWMLKWCGHEAVAVLDGGLAAWQAAGGALASGPSPATAAPQHFELKPPLVNVLGAQDLARRLGHPDLTVIDARAAARFRGEVEPLDPVAGHIPGALNRPFIDNMAPDGRFKPAAELRAEFERLLAGRDPATVVHQCGSGVSAIPNLLAMEIAGLGRSALFPGSWSEWCNTPGLPCARDQVLAV